DNA sequence from the Blastomonas fulva genome:
GGCCCTGATTGCCGCGATGGGCGCCATCGCGGGGACCTGGAGCGCAGGGTTGCTGATCTATCGCAGCCAGTTCAACCTCACCTACAGCCCGAACCTGGTCTGGGTGGCTGGCATGGTGGTTGCGATGGTGGCAAGCGTATGCCTGGTGGGTTTCATCGCCTGCCGCCAGAGCCTCAACGTTTCCGTGCGCGAACTTATGACATCCTAGACGACAAACCTCCAAGTGGGGCTACCAGCGCGGCAGGTGAGCACATTGGCTGGGTGTGCGCTTTTGTCCGCGCTCGGGGATGCTCCCGCGCATGCCCTCTCGTTCAACAAGATGACGTGCGGAAATTCTGCGCAGCAACGCTGACCGGCATGCTGACATAGTTTGACAGCCCATTCCAATTAACCGAATCCGGGCCCTCATATTCAAATAGTCATGAATGTTTGAAGATAGCGAGATTTCAGCATTGTGATCCCGTTTTGAAACAGGGATTTACCGATAGATTTTTGCTATTGATCTCATCTGCAACTTTCTATTTTTTTATCGGTAAAGTGGCAGATATTACACGGCTCATCCGGATCCTGCAGGTCGAGTTCCCACCTCGTCATGCGAACATCTCGGTCGCGGATTCGCGCTGGGATAGGATACTGGGTGATGCTTGCATCGGATCGGGTCGCAGCCGGAATCCATGGGGCATCACCCACGTTTTTTGTTCAGCCGCCTCTTCGATGTCGTCCAAATAGTTTGGGTAGACCGATGTGTATTGCGGCCAAGCCACTATTTGTTCTTCGAAGGCTTCATCGTGACCGGCGGCATTTCAAATTCAAAACCTAAAGAATGGCAAAGTTTGAAACATTGAGCACAGCAAGCCACATCCGCGTGCCCGTCATGGAGCTCCAATCCTCTAAATCACCTGTCAGTTCCTGACAGGACGCGGATCGATGCCTCATCGCATCTTGCTTGTTGCAGGGTTTTTCCCGCCATACTCCCCGCTGGGTGCAGTGCGGGCGCCGATGCTGGTGCGCTGGTGGCGCGATCAGGGCCATGATGTGCGCGTGATTGCGCTGGAGAACCCGGCGATCGCCGGCCAACTGGATCACTGCCTTGCACCAGAGGCGGTCAGGTACATCCCCTTCGGCCAGGCAGCCCCGCCCCTCGTACAGACGGTGGGCAGCGTCAAGAAGCTGCTGGTCAAACGCGAGAGCCGCTCCAATCGCTATCTGGCAAGCCTCCAGACGCTCTATCGCCAGATCGTCCATTTTCCCGACCGGTATCACAGCTGGATCAAGCCGGCGGTGGCGCAGGCCGTCGCGATGGCGGAAGAATGGCAGCCGGACCTCATCTACTCCACCGCACCACCGCATTCCGGCCATGTCGTGGCCTGCCAGATCGCGCGGCGATTGAACCGGCCGTGGCTTGCCGAACTGCGCGACCTCTGGGCGGGCAACCCCTATAACGATGGCCACCCGCTGTTCGATCCGATCCAGCGGCGCCACGCCTGGGGCACCCTTGCCCAGGCGGCGGGCCATGTCGCGCTCACTCGCGGTGCAGCCAGTCGCGTCAGCCGCGCGCTCCGTCGGCCGGTGACGCTGAGCTATAACGGCTTTGGCGCGGATGATTTCGCTACCCTCGACACCGTGTCCGCGCATGATCCTGACCGGCTGATCATCGTCCATGCCGGAATCATCTATGCCGGTCAGCGCGAGCCGACCGTGCTGCTGGCGGCCCTGGCCAAGCTCGATGCCTCGGTGCGCGCACGCATCCGGGTCGTTTTCTTCCACGACGAGGAATCGGCGGTGGTATCGGGCGCCGCGCATTTCGGCGTCGCGGACTGCATCGAGCTGCGTCAGCCTGTCCCGCGCCGCGACATCCTGAAGCTTGAGCGCGAGGCCGATGTCTTGCTGCTCTGCCGCTGGAACGACCCGGCCGAGGACTCGATCATTCCGGGCAAGGTCTTCGAGTACATTGGCGCCCGGCGCCCGATCCTGACAATCGGGTCGGATACCGGCGAAGCAGCGGATATCGTGCGCGCAGGACCCTTTGGCGTGGTGATGACCCATCCGGACGATATCGCTCGCCAACTGGTCGAATGGCTGGCGCAAAAGGACGCCCATGGCGGCCGACTGCCCGATCTGCCCGAAGGTCCGACCCATACCTATCTTCGCGAAACCCAGTTTCAACAAGTGGATGCAGCCATTGCCGAAATCCTCCGTTAGCCCGGCCTTGAGGCCCGTACTCCATGGGTAGGGGCATGCTTTCCGCCTTGAAAACTGTTGCCCGCGACGTGCTTGATTGTCGGCTCTGGGTTTCCGGACACGGCGCCTATCTGCTCCACCAGGTCAGCGGTCGTGGCTCGATCGACGAGGCTGGCGCGCACGATGACGCGGCGATGCGCGCTGCCGCCCGCTGGCTCGCTGCCGCACAGGACAGCCAGAACGATGGCGGCTTTTCAGGGCGTTACAAGCTCGCGCGCGGGTGGTCATCCAGCTACCCGGAAACCACCGGCTATATCATTCCCACCCTGCTGAAGCTTGCTGACCTATGGGACGAGCCGGAATGGCACGACCGTGCGGCGCGGGCGATCGACTTTCTGCTGGGCCTGCAACTGCCCGATGGTGCCTTTCCCGGGGGAGAGGTGCTGGAAAACCGCACTAGCCCATCGCCGTTCAACAGCGCCCAGATCCTGCATGGGTTGACCCATTGGGCGCGCAGCACGGGCGACACCCGCGCTCAGACCGCTGCTGCCCGCTGCGCGGCGTGGCTGATGTCGGTGCAGGACGAAGACGGCGCCTTTCGCCGCCATTTCTATCTGGATGTCGCTGCAACCTATGCGGCTCATCTGAGCTGCTGGCTGGCTGAATATGGCGAAGCCTTTGGCGACAGCGCGGCACTGGCCAGCGCGGAACGGCATCTCGACTGGGTTCTTGCGCAACAGGACAGGGCAACCGGCTGGTTCGACCTGGCCGGATTTACCGACGACCAGCATAGTGGCCGAACCGCCTATACCCACACCATCGCCTATACGGTGGCCGGTGTCCTGACGAGCAGCCTGATCCTGAAACGCGAGGACGGGATTGCCGCGGCGCGCCAGGCTTCCGAAGGGATCATGCGGCGGCTCGAACTGTCCCGCTGGCTCCCCGGGGTGCTCGACTGGCGCTGGCGCGAGGTGGAACACCCGCAATGCCTGACCGGCAATGCCCAGATGGCGCTGATCTGGTTTGCCCTGACGCGGCATGAAGGCGACTGGCGCTTTGCAAATGCGGGCTTCAAGGCGCTCGACCTGGTCAAGCACGCGCAGCTGCGCGACAATGTGAACCCGGGACTGGCCGGAGGGATCGGCGGATCGGACCCGGTATGGGGCAGCTACATTCCCAAGGCGCTGCCCAATTGGGCCGCGAAATACTTCATCGACGCCCTGATCGAAAAGCGCGCGCTGCTGCAGGCGGCCGGCACGCCGCCATGAAGATCGCGCTGCTCACGCATCGGCATTCCTTCAAATGTGCAGTGATCGGCTCCGCGCTGGCGGCGCGCGGCGTGCAACCCGATGTGATCGTCTGCGAGCAACCACCTCTCGCGCCCGCCGGAGCACGGCTGCGCCAGCTGATCCTGGAGCGCGGACCGCGGGGCCTGACGGACAAGCTGCTCTCGAAGTTCGGCACTCGACGCGAGGACGGGACAACAGAGCCGGGCCATTCCGGCCAAAGGCTGGATGCGGCCAGCTATGCCGCGCAGCACGCCATCCCGCTTGTCGACCTGCCCGACCTTGCATCTTCGGCATCGCTCGATCGGCTTCGGGCAGAAGCAATCGACCTGATGATCCATTCAGGCGCCGGCATATTGCGCGCGCCGCTGCTCGCTCTGCCGCGGCTTGGCGTGCTCAATGCGCATATGGGGGTGCTGCCACGCTATCGCGGGATGAATGTCGCCGAATGGGCAGCGTGGGAAAACGGCCCGCTGGGCGCCACGCTGCACTGGATCGATCCCGGCATCGATACCGGACGGATCATCTCAACCGTCCCTGTCGCCCGGCAAGGCCTGCGCGATGTCGCCACGCTGCGCCACGCAGTGGATCAGGCCCAGACCGCAGCGCTCGCGGATCTGGTGGCACGGATGGTGGCGAGCGGTGAGCCGCCTGCGGCGACACCCCAGCGGCGCGAGGATGGGCGGCAGTATTTCACCATGCATCCGCTGATTGTCGAGGTGCTCGAACAGCGCCTGACTCAATCGGCATAGGCTGCGCACCAGCGATCGAACATCGCGATACCCCACAGTTGTTCCAGCGCACGGCGTTCGTTGGCGCAGGCGCGCGCGACGATCGGCTGAAGGTCATCGAGCGATATCCAGTTGTGGAATTCCCGGCTGACCGGAACATAGCCGCCTGCATCGCGCAGCCGCTCGGCAAACCATGGGAATATCGGCAGCGGGAAACCCCGCTTGGGCGCATTCAGCACCGCGTCGGGCAGGCGCGTGGCGACAAAATCACGCAGCACCGCCTTGGTGCGGAATTGTCCATGCGCGCCGATCCTCGCCTCCATCGGCGTCATCTGGCACCATTCGACCAGCGGCAGGTGCAGGAAGGGCACCCGCGTTTCCAGCGATGCCGCCATGGCCATCTTGTCCGCCTTCATCAGCAGATCCTCGACCAGCCAGGTGCCGAAATCGGCCTGCTGGCTTTGCGCCAGCGGGTTGACCGTATCTGCAAGGCTATACCAGCCCTGCACCAGATCGAAGCTGGGCTCCATCGGCGGACCTCGCCAGAACGCCGCCTTTTCGGCATCACTGATCGTCCAGCCGATGTGCGCGGCCATACCCCGGCGATAGGCGCCAGGCCCCCCTTTCGCCATCGCGCGCAAGATCGATGCGCGATCGGGCGAGACGAAACGCGCGGCCAGACCCAGCAAGGACCGGGGCACATGGCCATAGCGCCGCTCCACTTTGGCCAGGGTGGCAAGGTCGGTTGCGCGGGTATAGCCAAGCAGCAGCTCATCCGCGCCTTCGCCCGACATCGCGACCTTTACATGCTCGCTCGCCTTGCAGGAGAGCAGATAGAGCGCAGCGCCGGTCGCATCGCCATAGGGCTCGTCAAAGGCGCGGACCACATCGTCGAGTGCATCGAAATAGTCGGCCCGCGCCATGCGGATTTCATGATGCGTCGTGCCGAACCGCTCGGCAACGGCGCGCGCCAGCGGCAATTCGTCATCGCCGCCCGCGCCATCGCCGCTGATCGAGAAGGTGTGGAAATCGCGATGGCCAAGCTCGCTCGCCGCCGCCACGATCGCCCCGGAATCGAGCCCGCCCGAGAGAAACGCGCCAACCGGCACATCGGCCGCAATAATGTGGCTGTCGACCGCTGCGATGAACTGGTCGGCAAATTCGCGGGCATAATCCCGCCCCGGCTCGAGCGCCCCGGGTGTCAGATCGACACGCCAGTAGGTTTCGATGGTCTGGCGGCCATCGCCAAGGTTGCGCCTGAGCATCTGGCCTGGGCCAAGCTTGCCGATGCCGGCCCAGATCGTGCGATCAGGCGCCATGAAGCGGAGGGACAGATAGTCCCAAACCGCCTGCGGATCGATCGCAGGCCGGCCCGGCAGCGCAGCGAGGATCGCCTTAATCTCGCTGGCAAAGAGGAATTCGCCGTCATGTTCCGCAATATAGAGCGGCTTGATGCCGACCTGATCGCGCGCGAGGATCAGCTCGTTGCTGCGCGGATCATGGATCGCAATCGCGAACATGCCGTGCAGGCGGGCAAAGGCCGCCACCCCTTCGGCATGATAGAGATTGAGGATGACCTCGGTGTCCGATCGGGTCCGGAAGA
Encoded proteins:
- a CDS encoding glycosyltransferase, encoding MPHRILLVAGFFPPYSPLGAVRAPMLVRWWRDQGHDVRVIALENPAIAGQLDHCLAPEAVRYIPFGQAAPPLVQTVGSVKKLLVKRESRSNRYLASLQTLYRQIVHFPDRYHSWIKPAVAQAVAMAEEWQPDLIYSTAPPHSGHVVACQIARRLNRPWLAELRDLWAGNPYNDGHPLFDPIQRRHAWGTLAQAAGHVALTRGAASRVSRALRRPVTLSYNGFGADDFATLDTVSAHDPDRLIIVHAGIIYAGQREPTVLLAALAKLDASVRARIRVVFFHDEESAVVSGAAHFGVADCIELRQPVPRRDILKLEREADVLLLCRWNDPAEDSIIPGKVFEYIGARRPILTIGSDTGEAADIVRAGPFGVVMTHPDDIARQLVEWLAQKDAHGGRLPDLPEGPTHTYLRETQFQQVDAAIAEILR
- a CDS encoding prenyltransferase/squalene oxidase repeat-containing protein — translated: MKTVARDVLDCRLWVSGHGAYLLHQVSGRGSIDEAGAHDDAAMRAAARWLAAAQDSQNDGGFSGRYKLARGWSSSYPETTGYIIPTLLKLADLWDEPEWHDRAARAIDFLLGLQLPDGAFPGGEVLENRTSPSPFNSAQILHGLTHWARSTGDTRAQTAAARCAAWLMSVQDEDGAFRRHFYLDVAATYAAHLSCWLAEYGEAFGDSAALASAERHLDWVLAQQDRATGWFDLAGFTDDQHSGRTAYTHTIAYTVAGVLTSSLILKREDGIAAARQASEGIMRRLELSRWLPGVLDWRWREVEHPQCLTGNAQMALIWFALTRHEGDWRFANAGFKALDLVKHAQLRDNVNPGLAGGIGGSDPVWGSYIPKALPNWAAKYFIDALIEKRALLQAAGTPP
- a CDS encoding formyltransferase family protein, which encodes MKIALLTHRHSFKCAVIGSALAARGVQPDVIVCEQPPLAPAGARLRQLILERGPRGLTDKLLSKFGTRREDGTTEPGHSGQRLDAASYAAQHAIPLVDLPDLASSASLDRLRAEAIDLMIHSGAGILRAPLLALPRLGVLNAHMGVLPRYRGMNVAEWAAWENGPLGATLHWIDPGIDTGRIISTVPVARQGLRDVATLRHAVDQAQTAALADLVARMVASGEPPAATPQRREDGRQYFTMHPLIVEVLEQRLTQSA
- the asnB gene encoding asparagine synthase (glutamine-hydrolyzing), producing MCGIVGLLSADAPDRLASRIAAMNAAIVHRGPDDAGVHLAPGLALAMRRLAIIDLSTGHQPMMTSDGVTIVFNGEIYNFQSLRAELESRGYVFRTRSDTEVILNLYHAEGVAAFARLHGMFAIAIHDPRSNELILARDQVGIKPLYIAEHDGEFLFASEIKAILAALPGRPAIDPQAVWDYLSLRFMAPDRTIWAGIGKLGPGQMLRRNLGDGRQTIETYWRVDLTPGALEPGRDYAREFADQFIAAVDSHIIAADVPVGAFLSGGLDSGAIVAAASELGHRDFHTFSISGDGAGGDDELPLARAVAERFGTTHHEIRMARADYFDALDDVVRAFDEPYGDATGAALYLLSCKASEHVKVAMSGEGADELLLGYTRATDLATLAKVERRYGHVPRSLLGLAARFVSPDRASILRAMAKGGPGAYRRGMAAHIGWTISDAEKAAFWRGPPMEPSFDLVQGWYSLADTVNPLAQSQQADFGTWLVEDLLMKADKMAMAASLETRVPFLHLPLVEWCQMTPMEARIGAHGQFRTKAVLRDFVATRLPDAVLNAPKRGFPLPIFPWFAERLRDAGGYVPVSREFHNWISLDDLQPIVARACANERRALEQLWGIAMFDRWCAAYAD